One Candidatus Cardinium hertigii DNA window includes the following coding sequences:
- a CDS encoding acetyl-CoA carboxylase carboxyltransferase subunit alpha produces the protein MAVLDFEKPIIELEEKLARMREAARLQNAPELLMAIEKLAHDIRELQQKTFQNLTRWQRVQLARHPDRPHTLDYIEQITEHFIELHGDRLMGDDKAMVGGFAKIEDHIVMLIGCQKGRNIKEKKRHNFGMPNPEGYRKALRLMRLAEKFNKPIVTLIDTPGAYPGLEAEERGQGEAIATTIQAMFSLRVPILSIVIGEGASGGALAIAIGDCVLMLEHTWYSVISPESCSTILWKNRDYKEQAAEILQVTAHDMVNFGLIDGIIKEPVGGAHRNWSIAATLLKENILQHLQQLLSKPIDALLQTRREKFCAMGSIRDTTTQ, from the coding sequence ATGGCAGTATTAGATTTTGAGAAACCTATCATTGAATTAGAAGAAAAGCTTGCTCGTATGCGCGAAGCAGCAAGATTACAAAATGCACCTGAACTGCTAATGGCTATTGAAAAGTTAGCCCATGATATTCGGGAGCTACAACAAAAAACTTTCCAAAATTTAACAAGATGGCAACGGGTTCAACTAGCACGCCATCCGGATAGACCCCATACACTTGATTATATCGAACAGATTACAGAACACTTTATAGAATTACATGGTGACCGGCTCATGGGAGATGATAAAGCTATGGTAGGAGGATTCGCTAAAATAGAGGACCATATAGTCATGCTAATAGGTTGCCAAAAAGGGAGAAACATCAAGGAAAAAAAAAGACACAACTTTGGTATGCCTAATCCAGAAGGTTACCGCAAAGCGCTGCGCTTAATGCGTCTAGCAGAAAAATTTAATAAACCAATTGTAACATTAATTGATACACCTGGTGCCTATCCAGGGCTGGAGGCAGAAGAAAGGGGCCAAGGAGAAGCTATCGCTACCACTATTCAAGCGATGTTTTCCCTACGTGTCCCCATCCTATCCATTGTCATTGGTGAAGGCGCATCAGGAGGAGCTTTAGCTATTGCAATAGGTGATTGTGTATTGATGCTGGAGCATACTTGGTACTCTGTTATTTCACCAGAATCATGTTCTACTATCCTATGGAAAAACCGAGATTATAAAGAACAAGCCGCTGAAATTTTACAAGTAACTGCTCATGATATGGTTAATTTTGGTTTGATAGACGGTATTATTAAGGAACCAGTAGGGGGAGCACATAGGAATTGGTCTATAGCAGCAACCCTACTTAAGGAAAACATCCTACAACATCTTCAACAACTACTCAGTAAACCAATTGATGCGTTGCTACAAACAAGAAGAGAAAAATTTTGTGCGATGGGTAGCATACGTGATACAACAACGCAATAA
- the dnaB gene encoding replicative DNA helicase, with protein MTNYTPNVEREQPLRSTVDGLAAHAKYPPHAIELEEGILGALMLEKEALASVIDLLQPDSFYKEAHQEIYKAILHLFSAAEPVDMLTVVNQLRKEGKLAAVGGSYYVSYLTTRISSASNIEFHARAIIEYAIRRKLITLSSKTQQSAYDPTVDVFNVLDRTEQTLFEISDAHVRKGYVAMRTLLVEAFNNLSHRRNRIDGLTGIPSGFTALDRVTSGWQKFDLIIIAARPGMGKTAFVLSALRNAAIDHQIAVAIFSLEMGALQLVNRLIAAEAELSSEKIKQGKLMDHEWEQLLHKTATLSNAPIYVDDTPALSIFELRTKCRRLKTKHNIQLIVIDYLQLMSGDAKRGGSNREQEIASISRALKSLAKELDIAVIALSQLSRAVETRGGSKRPQLSDLRESGSIEQDADLVLFLYRPEYYGLTEDESGNPTQGLAEVIIAKHRNGALDHINLQFIGWYMKFVDGGMSAAAAPLEPVTTVMRSSKVNALDEPF; from the coding sequence ATGACAAATTATACACCGAATGTAGAAAGAGAGCAACCATTGCGCTCTACAGTGGATGGATTAGCTGCCCATGCCAAGTATCCACCGCATGCCATAGAGTTAGAGGAAGGTATATTGGGTGCATTGATGCTAGAGAAAGAAGCTTTAGCCAGTGTTATAGATTTATTACAACCGGATAGTTTTTATAAAGAAGCGCATCAAGAAATTTACAAAGCCATTTTACATCTTTTTAGTGCTGCTGAGCCTGTAGATATGCTTACAGTAGTGAATCAATTGCGTAAAGAAGGCAAGTTAGCCGCTGTAGGAGGGAGTTATTATGTTAGCTACCTCACTACACGAATCAGTTCTGCTTCCAACATTGAGTTCCATGCCAGGGCTATTATTGAATATGCCATTCGAAGAAAATTAATTACTCTTTCCAGTAAAACGCAGCAATCCGCCTATGATCCTACGGTAGATGTATTTAATGTTTTGGATCGTACGGAGCAGACGCTTTTCGAAATTTCTGATGCCCATGTACGGAAAGGCTATGTAGCCATGCGTACTTTATTGGTAGAAGCTTTTAACAATCTATCGCACCGCCGCAATCGCATAGATGGATTAACTGGTATCCCCAGTGGTTTTACAGCTTTAGACCGGGTTACTTCTGGCTGGCAGAAATTTGATTTAATTATTATAGCAGCAAGGCCTGGTATGGGGAAAACGGCTTTTGTACTTTCTGCTTTGCGCAATGCAGCTATAGATCACCAAATAGCTGTGGCTATTTTTTCCTTAGAGATGGGTGCCCTACAGTTGGTCAATCGATTGATTGCGGCAGAAGCAGAACTCTCCAGTGAAAAAATTAAACAAGGCAAGCTTATGGACCATGAATGGGAGCAGCTGTTACATAAGACGGCAACCCTTTCTAATGCACCTATTTATGTAGATGATACCCCTGCACTTTCTATTTTTGAATTGCGTACCAAATGTAGGCGATTGAAAACGAAGCATAACATTCAACTGATCGTAATTGATTATTTACAATTAATGTCTGGGGATGCTAAGAGAGGAGGAAGCAATCGAGAGCAAGAGATTGCTTCTATTTCGCGGGCACTTAAAAGCTTAGCCAAGGAGCTAGATATTGCTGTTATTGCGCTTTCTCAATTAAGTAGGGCAGTAGAAACACGAGGAGGCAGCAAGCGGCCTCAGCTCTCTGATCTGCGTGAGTCAGGTTCTATTGAACAAGATGCAGATCTGGTATTGTTTTTATATAGGCCAGAATACTATGGCTTAACAGAAGATGAATCAGGGAATCCTACGCAAGGCTTGGCGGAAGTTATCATAGCCAAGCACCGAAATGGAGCATTAGATCATATAAATTTACAATTCATAGGCTGGTATATGAAATTCGTGGATGGGGGTATGTCAGCTGCTGCTGCGCCATTAGAACCCGTTACTACTGTGATGCGTTCTAGTAAGGTAAATGCATTGGATGAACCATTTTAG
- a CDS encoding SufE family protein, with translation MAQDSKAIDQQQDAIIAAFATLGNDRLAMLDYLIDIGTALPTMASCYKTENHLVQGCMSKVWLVDRESEGLLFFQADSNTAITKGLIALLLQVLSGQPGQAIAAAELYFMEAIGMHALIGFQRSSGLAHMIKTIKLKAVARLAQTAPCCHTC, from the coding sequence ATGGCACAAGATTCCAAAGCAATTGATCAACAGCAAGATGCTATCATAGCTGCATTTGCTACTTTAGGCAATGACCGGCTAGCTATGCTAGATTATCTGATAGATATTGGTACCGCTTTACCTACTATGGCGTCTTGCTATAAGACAGAAAACCATTTGGTACAAGGATGCATGTCTAAAGTATGGCTGGTAGACAGAGAAAGTGAAGGATTGCTCTTCTTCCAAGCAGACAGCAACACCGCCATTACGAAGGGATTGATTGCGCTATTGCTTCAAGTTCTTTCTGGTCAGCCGGGACAAGCTATTGCAGCCGCTGAGCTTTATTTTATGGAAGCGATTGGCATGCATGCCCTTATAGGATTCCAACGCAGCAGCGGGTTAGCACATATGATTAAGACAATTAAGTTAAAAGCAGTAGCTAGGTTGGCACAAACTGCTCCGTGTTGCCATACTTGTTAA
- a CDS encoding aminotransferase class V-fold PLP-dependent enzyme, translated as MVVTDALDIGQIRELFPILGQRVYGNKALVYLDNAATTHKPLSVIRKAQCFYEQENANIHRGMYAIASQATTALEATRSAVQKFLHAPKPATIVFTAGTTASINLIAATYGEMVLGAGDEVLVSVLEHHSNFVPWQLLCKRKNASLKLLPIDDTGQLDLTQLDQWITKRTKIVALTYVSNAIGTITPIKAIIEQAHAKGAIVVVDGAQAVAHLPIDVAALDCDFFVFSAHKMYGLTGLGVLYGKEEWLERMPPYQAGGGMVDTVRLETVTYQAPPYKFEAGTLPLASIISFSEAIEWLLRIGYAKLAKQEATLVSHALKGLSHIAGIQLIGTAAEKIGIIAFNLSNRHHLDVGLLLDAQGIAVRTGHCCTQPLMHRLGIEGVVRLSFAIYNTLEEIDLFLEALHKIIQKGY; from the coding sequence ATGGTTGTTACGGATGCTTTGGATATAGGTCAAATTAGGGAATTATTTCCGATTTTAGGCCAACGTGTTTATGGTAATAAGGCCTTAGTCTATTTGGACAATGCAGCTACGACCCATAAACCGTTATCGGTTATACGCAAGGCGCAATGTTTTTATGAGCAAGAGAATGCAAACATCCATAGAGGGATGTATGCCATAGCTTCGCAGGCTACCACAGCTTTAGAAGCAACGCGTTCTGCCGTACAAAAATTCCTTCATGCCCCTAAGCCAGCTACTATTGTTTTTACAGCGGGTACTACAGCAAGCATTAACTTAATTGCAGCTACCTATGGGGAGATGGTATTGGGTGCAGGGGATGAGGTATTGGTTTCCGTTTTGGAGCATCATTCCAATTTTGTTCCTTGGCAACTGCTTTGTAAACGAAAAAATGCCTCTTTAAAGCTGCTCCCTATAGATGATACGGGGCAGCTGGACCTAACCCAGTTGGATCAATGGATTACCAAGCGTACTAAAATTGTAGCATTAACTTATGTATCTAATGCAATAGGGACCATTACTCCCATTAAAGCCATTATAGAGCAAGCACATGCCAAAGGCGCTATTGTTGTGGTGGATGGGGCGCAAGCAGTAGCCCATTTACCTATTGATGTAGCGGCATTGGATTGTGATTTTTTTGTTTTCTCTGCGCACAAAATGTATGGACTAACGGGGTTGGGCGTTTTGTATGGCAAAGAGGAATGGCTAGAAAGGATGCCCCCTTATCAAGCAGGTGGTGGTATGGTCGATACAGTACGTTTGGAAACAGTAACCTACCAAGCCCCCCCCTATAAATTTGAGGCAGGAACGCTGCCGCTGGCTTCCATCATTTCCTTTAGCGAAGCCATTGAATGGTTGCTTCGCATAGGGTATGCGAAGCTAGCTAAACAGGAAGCAACCTTGGTAAGTCATGCCTTGAAGGGGTTAAGCCATATAGCAGGCATACAGCTGATTGGAACTGCTGCTGAAAAGATAGGTATTATTGCATTTAATTTAAGCAATAGGCATCATTTAGATGTTGGGTTATTGTTGGATGCACAAGGAATTGCCGTACGTACAGGGCATTGCTGTACCCAGCCACTTATGCATAGGTTGGGTATAGAAGGTGTGGTACGCCTCTCTTTTGCCATATACAATACCCTTGAAGAAATAGATCTGTTTTTAGAAGCATTGCATAAAATTATACAAAAAGGATATTGA
- the sufD gene encoding Fe-S cluster assembly protein SufD produces MGTFIDWLGEAFALVTPTDPLYSERSLAFNRLSCLNIIENQKENYNFLQDLIRQLTQQAYVSHAVQGSCIQSMPLSAIETYGTAAAIVTFIDGNFSQADSYFDARGQAVQLWKWADLPPEEQQAWLNDYQADLGSEEDLFVLLNHMLCQEIYFLKINDTVDLKDIIVIQNIITGSVPHIMPRLLLKVGASSRVTIVEHNYVIDHTAHFINALTHVLLSAGAELSYYTLGHTPCYQVHTLHCNQKADSSLNHYVFSLGNVKLRMRFITQLNGKHATANLYGLYGLAAEEKVDYRVQIAHRYPQSFSKQHYKGIVGGQATAAFHGSIYVTPEAQQTNAYQTNNAIVLSPLAHHYVKPQLEIYADDVKCSHGATTGALDPTQLFYLQSRGIDADLAKTILLEAFGKEIIDAVPIAELKQYISAKLLAKLAKL; encoded by the coding sequence ATGGGAACATTTATAGATTGGCTGGGGGAAGCCTTTGCTTTAGTTACGCCAACAGATCCGCTTTATTCAGAACGCTCGCTTGCTTTCAATAGATTGAGTTGTCTAAATATTATAGAAAATCAGAAAGAAAACTATAATTTCTTACAGGATCTTATCCGTCAGTTAACCCAACAGGCCTATGTAAGCCATGCGGTACAGGGCTCTTGTATACAATCCATGCCTCTATCAGCTATAGAAACCTATGGAACGGCAGCAGCTATTGTAACGTTTATAGATGGAAATTTCTCTCAAGCGGATTCTTATTTTGATGCAAGGGGCCAGGCGGTTCAATTGTGGAAGTGGGCAGATCTCCCCCCCGAAGAGCAACAAGCATGGCTAAACGATTACCAGGCAGACTTAGGATCGGAGGAGGATCTGTTTGTGCTGCTCAATCATATGCTGTGCCAAGAAATCTACTTCTTAAAGATTAATGATACGGTTGACTTAAAAGATATTATTGTTATTCAGAATATTATAACAGGTTCTGTTCCCCATATAATGCCCCGTTTGCTGCTTAAAGTAGGCGCATCTAGCCGGGTAACAATAGTAGAACATAATTATGTGATCGACCATACCGCCCATTTTATCAATGCTTTAACCCATGTCCTCCTATCGGCAGGCGCTGAGTTATCCTACTATACGCTGGGGCATACGCCTTGTTACCAGGTACATACATTACATTGCAATCAAAAAGCGGATAGTTCATTGAACCATTATGTTTTTTCCTTGGGTAACGTTAAACTGCGTATGCGGTTTATTACACAATTAAATGGGAAGCATGCTACCGCTAATCTTTATGGTCTTTATGGTCTTGCGGCAGAGGAAAAAGTAGATTACCGTGTGCAAATAGCGCATCGTTATCCACAAAGCTTTAGCAAGCAGCATTACAAAGGAATAGTAGGCGGACAGGCTACAGCTGCTTTTCATGGAAGCATTTATGTAACCCCAGAAGCACAACAAACCAATGCCTATCAAACCAATAATGCCATTGTTTTATCTCCATTAGCCCATCATTACGTCAAACCACAGTTGGAAATTTATGCAGATGATGTCAAGTGTTCGCATGGTGCTACCACTGGAGCGTTAGATCCAACGCAGCTTTTTTACCTGCAATCACGAGGCATAGATGCTGATTTGGCTAAAACAATACTCTTAGAGGCCTTTGGGAAAGAAATCATTGATGCGGTTCCTATAGCTGAACTGAAACAGTATATAAGCGCTAAATTGCTAGCAAAGCTTGCGAAATTATAG
- the sufC gene encoding Fe-S cluster assembly ATPase SufC, which produces MLRIEGLQVCIGDKKILNGVNLQVNAGQVHALMGPNGSGKSSLAAVLAGREEYKVIQGSVQLYNQDLLALAPEARAALGLFLAFQYPVEIPGVTTTNFLKTAINQIKKQKGLPPLDAVSFLALLKEKMALLQMDPSLVQRSLNEGFSGGEKKRNEMLQMAMLEPTLAILDETDSGLDIDALKIVAQGINQLRNANNAIILITHYQRLLNYVIPDFVHIFYEGKIIQSGNSLLAHQLEKEGYERMVQPT; this is translated from the coding sequence ATGCTTAGGATAGAGGGCTTACAGGTATGTATAGGGGATAAAAAAATATTGAATGGGGTGAATCTTCAGGTCAATGCAGGTCAGGTACATGCCCTTATGGGACCCAATGGATCGGGTAAAAGCAGCTTAGCCGCGGTGCTAGCTGGTAGAGAAGAATACAAAGTAATACAAGGTAGTGTGCAGCTGTATAACCAGGACTTGTTGGCATTGGCACCAGAAGCCAGGGCTGCGCTGGGTCTTTTTCTGGCTTTTCAATATCCAGTTGAAATTCCGGGTGTTACCACAACAAATTTTTTAAAAACAGCTATTAATCAAATAAAAAAACAAAAAGGGTTGCCCCCTTTGGATGCGGTTTCATTTTTAGCCCTTTTAAAGGAGAAAATGGCCTTATTACAGATGGATCCATCATTGGTACAACGTTCACTCAATGAGGGTTTTTCTGGAGGAGAAAAGAAGCGCAATGAGATGCTGCAAATGGCTATGCTTGAGCCTACTTTGGCTATCTTGGATGAAACCGATTCCGGTCTGGACATTGATGCATTAAAGATTGTAGCGCAAGGTATCAATCAGTTGCGCAATGCAAACAATGCTATTATCTTAATCACCCATTACCAAAGATTGTTAAATTATGTTATACCAGATTTTGTACATATTTTCTACGAGGGGAAAATTATACAATCTGGCAATAGTTTGCTGGCTCATCAACTAGAGAAGGAAGGCTATGAACGGATGGTACAACCCACTTAA
- the frr gene encoding ribosome recycling factor has product MQQHLEEAKRDMDKAYAHLQDAFVKLHVGRVVPTMLQGLLVAYYGNPTPLHQLASIQTADARTLAIQPWEQQAIPLIEKAITESQLGFATKNDGRVIMATLPPPSEERRKALVKLIKVEAEKSRIVIRNLRRDYKEIVKAAQKEGISENELKRSEKKLQELTDLYIDKINHLLALKETDVLSI; this is encoded by the coding sequence ATGCAACAGCATTTAGAGGAAGCCAAGCGGGACATGGATAAGGCCTACGCCCATCTACAAGACGCTTTCGTTAAGCTGCATGTAGGGCGTGTGGTACCTACAATGCTCCAAGGTTTATTGGTGGCTTATTATGGAAATCCTACCCCACTGCATCAACTGGCTTCCATCCAAACGGCCGATGCACGTACCTTGGCCATTCAACCATGGGAGCAACAAGCCATTCCCCTCATAGAAAAGGCTATTACAGAAAGTCAGCTAGGTTTTGCTACTAAAAATGATGGGCGCGTGATTATGGCTACGCTACCCCCCCCCTCAGAAGAGAGACGTAAGGCATTGGTAAAGCTTATTAAGGTGGAAGCTGAAAAAAGTAGAATAGTGATTCGGAACCTGCGACGGGACTATAAAGAAATTGTAAAAGCTGCACAAAAAGAAGGTATATCAGAAAATGAACTAAAACGATCAGAAAAAAAATTGCAAGAATTAACAGACCTATACATTGATAAAATCAATCATCTATTGGCCTTAAAGGAAACAGATGTTTTATCCATATAA
- a CDS encoding LolA family protein gives MLTVAIGKCRRGVGQFVLFLLFLQLICVGKVAFAAAEAMDEKALAVLEQTVAYYQTLENFRAVYRLSIRYPEEDKLYRSTMVITVRGEQSRCCYNHKETITDGETIWVYDKDLKEVTISSYEKTDYALNFLELCRRYQQDYILAYKGEQIVSLAKKARIQDLVQLIPIANNDWQHITLAIDRATAQIHGWEIVQNDETSYICTLDNFSINLPLADDYFTFDPMAHGDIEIIDLREDEASSDEMES, from the coding sequence ATGCTAACGGTTGCTATTGGGAAATGTAGGAGGGGAGTGGGACAGTTCGTTCTCTTCTTGCTCTTCTTGCAATTGATTTGTGTGGGTAAAGTTGCCTTTGCAGCTGCTGAAGCAATGGATGAAAAGGCGTTGGCTGTTTTAGAACAAACGGTTGCTTATTACCAAACATTGGAAAATTTTCGTGCGGTTTATCGCCTGAGTATACGTTATCCAGAGGAAGATAAATTATACCGGTCAACTATGGTTATTACAGTACGGGGAGAACAATCCAGATGCTGCTATAACCATAAAGAGACCATAACAGATGGAGAAACCATCTGGGTGTATGATAAAGACCTAAAAGAGGTTACCATAAGTTCCTACGAAAAAACAGATTATGCCTTGAACTTTCTTGAGCTCTGTAGACGTTACCAGCAAGATTATATCCTTGCTTATAAGGGGGAACAAATTGTTTCGCTAGCTAAAAAAGCACGCATCCAAGATTTGGTTCAGTTAATACCTATAGCGAATAATGATTGGCAGCATATTACTTTAGCGATTGATCGGGCTACTGCACAAATTCATGGATGGGAAATAGTACAAAATGATGAAACAAGCTATATTTGTACATTGGATAATTTTTCTATAAATCTTCCGTTAGCAGACGATTACTTTACATTCGATCCAATGGCACACGGAGACATAGAAATAATAGATCTAAGAGAAGATGAAGCATCAAGCGATGAAATGGAATCATAG
- a CDS encoding ankyrin repeat domain-containing protein has product MQNLSLKKVWCLYCCFSKEFSIRETAAAGKTPLHKEAANGYVARIEALINGGANVNQKDNNGYAPWMRYKYSYKRNPF; this is encoded by the coding sequence ATGCAAAACTTAAGTTTAAAAAAAGTATGGTGTCTATATTGTTGCTTTAGCAAAGAATTCAGTATCAGAGAAACAGCAGCAGCAGGTAAGACCCCATTACATAAGGAGGCAGCTAATGGTTATGTAGCTCGTATTGAGGCTTTAATTAACGGAGGAGCGAATGTAAACCAAAAAGATAATAATGGGTATGCTCCTTGGATGAGGTATAAATACAGTTACAAGAGGAACCCTTTCTGA
- a CDS encoding FtsW/RodA/SpoVE family cell cycle protein: protein MHGLIKARLKGDPVIWGVAFLLSSLSMLTVYSAVSSLAYRQMHYNTEYYLLKQVILIGMGLSAMWLLHRVDYRYYATIAKAALWSSIPLLLLTWKYGLKLNEASRWLPIPLINKSFQPSDFAQLALIIQVSYHLAKQQKNITSLKITCLPMFVWIGLVSGLIALTNCSAAILLFGTCLVLMYIGRIPVKYLCIITLMGSLMGGGALCLGQRSKTAAKRIENFLKGETSFQVEQAYIAIATGGIMGKGPGKSSQRNFLPHPYSDFIYAILIEEYGLVGALFVMLLYLLLLYRAIVLLPTVANSYAGLLAIGVSLLLVFQALLNMAVAVGLGPVTGLPLPFVSMGGTSIVFTGIALGILLSISRGVIDPELAILQQEAAGIPCNRYKAQNLA, encoded by the coding sequence ATGCATGGGTTAATTAAAGCAAGATTAAAAGGAGATCCTGTAATATGGGGTGTTGCCTTCTTACTATCTAGCTTAAGTATGCTAACCGTTTATAGTGCGGTTAGCTCCTTAGCCTATAGGCAAATGCACTACAATACAGAATATTATTTACTAAAGCAAGTTATACTGATAGGAATGGGACTGAGTGCTATGTGGTTGTTGCACCGTGTGGATTACCGCTATTATGCAACCATAGCTAAAGCAGCACTTTGGAGCTCTATTCCGCTGCTGTTGCTTACTTGGAAGTATGGATTAAAACTAAATGAAGCTTCTCGTTGGTTGCCTATTCCGCTTATCAATAAATCTTTTCAACCTTCAGACTTTGCACAACTTGCGCTAATCATACAGGTTTCTTATCACTTAGCTAAACAACAAAAAAATATTACCTCTTTAAAGATAACATGCTTGCCTATGTTCGTGTGGATTGGTCTAGTCAGTGGGTTAATTGCTTTAACCAATTGTTCTGCTGCTATTTTGTTATTTGGTACCTGTTTGGTATTGATGTATATCGGTAGAATTCCGGTTAAATATTTATGTATTATTACCCTTATGGGTAGCCTAATGGGAGGAGGGGCTTTGTGCTTAGGTCAGCGCAGTAAAACCGCTGCTAAACGCATAGAAAATTTTCTTAAAGGGGAAACCTCTTTTCAAGTGGAACAGGCCTATATCGCTATCGCAACAGGAGGGATTATGGGGAAAGGACCTGGTAAAAGCAGCCAACGTAACTTTTTGCCTCATCCTTATTCTGACTTTATTTATGCCATCCTCATTGAGGAGTACGGATTGGTAGGTGCCCTATTCGTTATGCTACTTTATTTGCTGCTGTTGTATAGAGCCATTGTTTTGTTGCCTACTGTTGCGAATTCCTATGCGGGCCTATTGGCTATAGGTGTAAGTCTTTTACTAGTATTTCAAGCATTATTGAATATGGCTGTAGCAGTAGGGTTGGGGCCTGTTACAGGCTTGCCTTTACCGTTTGTAAGTATGGGTGGCACCTCTATTGTATTTACTGGCATTGCGCTGGGTATACTGTTAAGCATTAGCCGAGGCGTAATTGATCCAGAATTAGCCATCCTACAACAAGAAGCAGCCGGAATCCCTTGCAATAGATATAAAGCACAGAATTTAGCTTAA
- a CDS encoding MFS transporter, with protein sequence MRKPSSILLPAILGNILEYYDFTVYSVFSSVISRAFFPEGSQQKHILWTLIIFTIGVLARPIGGIFFGFIGDRYGRRLALTMAMSGMTLSTLLMGCMPTYEDMGIYAPALLLGLRLLQGLSISGESVGTAIYILEHYRHVKPGFTAGLVNASNLVGTLLASLVGILAEQYPIAFAWRLAFLLGGLMGLAGFFLRLKIVETPVFKQLMEQKKTLKDPFRVVVRTAWKAMFVTFCVGSMASSIVYLVKSYTNVYYHTVLKLDNTIALSYLFYVSFISMLSMPLFGRLADRIGPFKTIVRASIALCLLILPTLVYMTHFISIVHQIIGLTVLGMLSGVMGGVAYFFVLSLFKPEQKFSGASFSYNLGIALFGGSTPPISHWLITQTKLQFAPAFYIMLLAVLFLLSLYLMRSTVNSLMKNATS encoded by the coding sequence ATGCGAAAACCGTCCTCCATTCTATTACCAGCTATTTTAGGTAATATACTAGAATATTATGATTTTACCGTATACTCAGTATTTTCATCTGTTATTAGTCGTGCTTTTTTCCCTGAAGGTTCCCAACAAAAGCATATCTTGTGGACCCTCATTATTTTCACAATAGGCGTGCTTGCTAGACCCATAGGGGGTATCTTTTTTGGTTTTATTGGGGATAGATATGGGAGACGTTTAGCACTTACGATGGCTATGAGTGGTATGACTCTATCTACATTGCTCATGGGATGTATGCCAACTTATGAAGATATGGGTATATATGCGCCCGCACTATTGCTTGGCCTGCGGCTTCTGCAGGGGCTCTCTATCAGTGGAGAAAGCGTTGGAACAGCTATTTATATCCTAGAGCATTATCGGCATGTAAAACCTGGTTTTACAGCTGGTTTAGTCAATGCTTCTAATCTTGTTGGTACACTATTGGCTAGCCTTGTAGGAATCCTAGCGGAGCAATACCCTATTGCTTTTGCTTGGCGTCTTGCTTTTTTGTTAGGTGGATTGATGGGACTAGCTGGCTTTTTTTTGCGGTTGAAAATAGTGGAAACACCTGTTTTTAAGCAGCTTATGGAACAAAAGAAAACACTTAAGGATCCTTTCCGTGTAGTTGTCCGAACAGCTTGGAAAGCTATGTTTGTAACTTTTTGTGTGGGATCTATGGCTAGTAGTATTGTATACCTAGTGAAATCATATACAAATGTCTATTACCATACAGTATTAAAGCTGGATAATACAATTGCCCTAAGCTACCTTTTCTATGTTTCATTCATATCTATGCTTAGTATGCCTTTGTTTGGTCGTTTAGCTGATAGAATTGGCCCTTTTAAGACAATAGTTAGAGCTAGTATAGCATTGTGCTTATTGATCTTGCCTACTTTAGTATACATGACTCATTTTATATCCATAGTGCACCAAATCATTGGGTTGACTGTATTGGGTATGCTTAGTGGAGTCATGGGGGGAGTAGCCTATTTTTTTGTGCTTTCTCTTTTTAAGCCGGAACAGAAATTTTCTGGGGCTTCCTTTAGCTATAACCTAGGTATTGCTCTATTTGGAGGCTCTACACCTCCTATTTCTCATTGGTTGATTACACAAACAAAATTACAGTTTGCACCTGCTTTCTATATTATGTTGCTTGCGGTCTTATTTTTACTGAGCCTATATTTAATGCGCAGTACAGTTAACAGCTTGATGAAAAATGCTACATCATAA
- the cutA gene encoding divalent-cation tolerance protein CutA produces MLSLLYVTCPTLEEGRHIVTILLSERLIVCANIIPTVFSLYQWEGSIQEGKEAILLIKTAVDLVASVSSRIKALHSYTCPLILVIAADATNPAIDAWLKESIHKEHTTVDET; encoded by the coding sequence ATGCTATCCTTACTTTATGTAACCTGCCCAACCCTTGAGGAAGGGAGGCATATAGTCACTATCCTTCTGAGCGAACGCTTAATTGTTTGTGCCAATATCATCCCTACCGTCTTCAGCTTATACCAATGGGAGGGAAGTATACAAGAAGGTAAAGAAGCTATACTACTTATAAAAACAGCAGTTGATTTAGTTGCTAGTGTTAGTTCCCGGATTAAGGCGCTGCATTCCTATACCTGCCCTCTTATCTTAGTGATAGCTGCGGATGCAACCAATCCAGCTATTGACGCTTGGCTAAAGGAAAGTATACATAAAGAGCACACAACTGTTGATGAGACCTGA